The Pseudomonas parafulva genome includes a window with the following:
- a CDS encoding YqcI/YcgG family protein: MFTGYGQCYRLDAFEQTLEHACIEPHWTTAALQHFRHTVANPDFPCLFGRKAVNAQTCYVLFASAEQLADDIAQGLASYVGLMDPIAPKLRIGHPLVAFLETVTDMPLAHQQALAWKVLQGVHARDPNPWPQTVPADPAHSGWSFCFAGMPLFINMNFPGHQQMKSRNLGKHITFVINPRENFDEVANVATTSGQRIRERIRQRVGHYNDGVMPDSLGFFGEADNFEWTQYQLQETGSLNPARCPFHARTAVPATPDNMIEN; this comes from the coding sequence ATGTTTACGGGATATGGACAATGCTATCGCCTGGATGCGTTTGAGCAGACCCTCGAACATGCGTGCATCGAACCACACTGGACAACCGCTGCACTGCAACACTTTCGCCATACCGTTGCCAATCCGGATTTCCCCTGCCTGTTCGGGCGCAAGGCGGTCAATGCGCAAACTTGCTACGTTCTTTTCGCCAGCGCTGAACAACTGGCTGATGACATCGCTCAAGGGCTGGCCAGCTATGTCGGGTTGATGGATCCGATTGCGCCCAAGCTTCGCATCGGCCACCCGTTGGTGGCGTTTCTAGAAACAGTGACCGACATGCCGCTCGCGCATCAGCAGGCACTAGCCTGGAAGGTGCTGCAAGGCGTTCACGCACGGGATCCGAATCCCTGGCCCCAGACAGTGCCGGCCGACCCCGCACACAGCGGCTGGTCGTTCTGCTTTGCCGGCATGCCGCTGTTCATCAACATGAACTTCCCGGGCCACCAGCAGATGAAAAGCCGCAACCTGGGCAAACACATCACATTCGTCATCAACCCGCGCGAGAACTTCGACGAAGTGGCCAATGTCGCCACCACGAGCGGCCAGCGCATCCGCGAGCGCATTCGCCAGCGGGTCGGCCACTACAACGACGGGGTAATGCCTGACAGCCTCGGCTTCTTCGGTGAAGCGGATAACTTTGAGTGGACGCAATATCAATTACAGGAAACCGGTTCGTTGAACCCGGCACGCTGCCCTTTCCATGCCCGGACCGCAGTGCCTGCCACCCCCGACAACATGATCGAGAACTGA
- a CDS encoding LysE family translocator produces MNTALTASYALTVLLLIATPGPVVALIVNTAAASGSRKAIFTALGTNWASLVLIGAAAWIILTSAAIDRAWLSAMSLLGCLFIGYIAVGTLREALASPQPDQRPESAKPVSRGGLWQGFMVGISNPKDIIFFIAFFPQFIQITESFGKSMVVLSLLWIVIDFAVLSLYIFAIGKIASARSQRFISLASGVALLLIAIGGLLYNLKELTA; encoded by the coding sequence GTGAATACCGCCCTGACTGCCTCCTACGCCCTTACCGTCCTGCTGCTGATCGCCACTCCAGGTCCGGTCGTGGCATTGATCGTCAATACCGCAGCCGCTTCTGGCTCACGCAAGGCCATTTTCACGGCCTTGGGCACCAACTGGGCCTCGCTGGTACTGATCGGCGCAGCGGCGTGGATCATCCTCACCAGCGCGGCCATCGACAGGGCATGGCTTAGTGCCATGAGCCTGTTGGGTTGCCTGTTCATCGGCTATATCGCCGTCGGCACGCTCAGGGAGGCGCTCGCAAGCCCGCAGCCAGACCAACGGCCCGAAAGCGCCAAACCCGTGAGCCGCGGGGGGCTGTGGCAAGGCTTCATGGTGGGGATCTCCAACCCCAAGGACATCATTTTCTTCATCGCCTTTTTCCCGCAGTTCATCCAGATCACCGAGTCGTTCGGCAAAAGCATGGTCGTGCTTTCACTGCTCTGGATCGTGATCGACTTCGCCGTGCTGAGTCTTTATATCTTTGCCATCGGCAAGATCGCGTCAGCGCGCAGCCAACGATTCATCAGCCTTGCGTCCGGCGTGGCATTGCTGTTGATCGCCATCGGCGGGCTTTTGTACAACCTCAAGGAGCTTACCGCCTAG